Below is a window of Humulus lupulus chromosome 2, drHumLupu1.1, whole genome shotgun sequence DNA.
TGTATTAGTTGTTGTATGCATCAGGGTGGTCATTGAGGTATTTCTCAAAGAGCTTGAACAACTGAGATGCCTTCTCTTTTCCTTCCTTAACATTATCTTCCTTGATTTCAGCATCACCATTAGTGTAGTACTTACTGATAGTCCTAACGATACAGCCTCCATCAAGGGATGCCACCAACTTGTTCTCATAGCAAATTTTCTCAAGTTTGTCTATCAACGCATCACCTTCAATCAAAGTGTAGGAGTGAGACAAGTTGTCTTGGTCTACGGATTCGACTCTGTGCTTCACATAGTTAAAGCTACTCCTTGTAAATTTCATCAAGTATGATACATTAAGCTCATTAATGCTTGCATACCATGCTAATCAAATTTGACTAACTTAACTATGCAGATTAAAAGATAGAAGCATAAAATGTACCTTCACAAAAAGTGATCTTCTTGATGGTTCCAGCTCCTCCATCTCCTTCATGGATCTCTACTTGTTTAATGGCTTGAGAAGCGATCTTTGGGATGAGGTTGTCTCCATCAAGGACAAAGGCCTTGAACAGCCTAGCAGGAGGGATGGTGGAGGTGAACTTGGTTTCATAAGTGAAAACACCCATGATATGACCAAAAAGGGATCAAAGAGGAAATGAGAATGAGGATGTGTTTTGAACTTGGAGTGGTTCTTGTGTTGAAGATGAAGATATTAGGGCATGTGGAGTGGTATTTATAGGCTAAGGCTCCATACTACTTTGCATAAACAATTCAATTTTTAAAACACATGTTGCTACTTTGTATTAGATATCTCTAAATGTGTGggaatattattaattttttcaatAATTAGTGTTTTAGTCAAAGAAAGcccacaaaaaaaaataataagacaaatgatgtaacgccctggttactccaagacagttACTGTAAACTTTGatccgtgcttaactcgctaatcgagttctttggttataaacgtgcatctaggtgttattaataggttaaggtgaaaaaccaatcaaaagtaaatgatatattttatttaaaacataaaactgttcatgggcccataaaaacgtttccaagttatttacaatccaaaatggtcattacagtataaaatttacaactcgccgacctaagcggcaaaatatagggttaacccctagttcctctgagaaattccttggccgtggtggtcaagcaaccgcatatgaacacatcaccac
It encodes the following:
- the LOC133815499 gene encoding major allergen Pru av 1-like → MGVFTYETKFTSTIPPARLFKAFVLDGDNLIPKIASQAIKQVEIHEGDGGAGTIKKITFCEGSSFNYVKHRVESVDQDNLSHSYTLIEGDALIDKLEKICYENKLVASLDGGCIVRTISKYYTNGDAEIKEDNVKEGKEKASQLFKLFEKYLNDHPDAYNN